In Quercus robur chromosome 10, dhQueRobu3.1, whole genome shotgun sequence, a genomic segment contains:
- the LOC126703802 gene encoding uncharacterized protein LOC126703802, producing MFTSTVEVLQNIIDDTIDGEHRAEVESVYEDLTLFEFVFTLYLEKETMKITNKLCQALQSQSQDILNVMHLVSSTKTFIQKFRDDGWNGLLTTMISFCEEHCIDVLDMNAYYVSRRGRARNQQDNVTIEHHYRVNIFYATIDSQLQELNYRFNEDAME from the coding sequence ATGTTTACTTCAACTgttgaagttttacaaaatataattgatgaTACAATTGATGGAGAACATCGGGCAGAAGTAGAGTCAGTTTATGAGGATTTAACTTTATTTGAATTTGTCTTCACCTTGTATCTTGAGAAGGAAACTATGAAGATCACTAATAAACTTTGTCAAGCTTTACAAAGCCAATCTCAAGACATtttaaatgtcatgcatttagtTTCGTCTACTAAAAcatttatccaaaaatttagagatgatGGGTGGAATGGCTTACTCACTACTATGATATCATTTTGTGAGGAGCATTGCATTGATGTCCTAGATATGAATGCTTATTATGTTTCGAGGCGAGGTCGAGCTCGTAATCAACAAGATAATGTTACAATTGAGCATCATTATcgagtaaatattttttatgctacaaTAGATTCTCAACTACAGGAACTAAATTATCGGTTTAATGAAGATGCAATGGAGTAA